A genomic segment from Fibrobacter sp. encodes:
- a CDS encoding outer membrane lipoprotein carrier protein LolA → MGVSLSFAMTANEAMEKSKAWFKSSKAWSLNFKVQVFYADSPDIASQQGSLTVAEGDKFTLDLAGIQFYSDGESLWQYNVEQKQVLIKAVEDLSSSLHPSELLFKYLNCKALQITDGVFNGQKLWVLKLDPSKYAGQFDQMDVWLSKKDFSPVRLYTVDPAGNSSWYNIIDLKVVKKISDNDFKFKSIEGVDEIDMR, encoded by the coding sequence ATGGGAGTATCCTTGTCTTTTGCCATGACGGCAAATGAGGCTATGGAAAAGTCCAAGGCCTGGTTTAAGTCCAGCAAGGCCTGGAGTTTGAATTTCAAGGTTCAGGTTTTTTATGCCGACTCCCCGGATATCGCTTCTCAGCAGGGAAGCCTCACCGTGGCCGAGGGCGACAAGTTTACCTTGGACCTTGCAGGGATTCAGTTCTACAGTGATGGCGAAAGTTTGTGGCAGTATAATGTAGAACAGAAGCAGGTCCTGATCAAGGCGGTGGAGGATCTGTCCAGTTCTCTCCATCCTTCGGAACTTTTGTTCAAGTATTTGAATTGCAAGGCCCTCCAGATTACCGATGGCGTTTTCAATGGCCAGAAACTGTGGGTGCTGAAACTTGACCCTTCCAAGTATGCGGGCCAGTTTGACCAGATGGACGTGTGGCTCAGCAAGAAGGATTTTTCCCCGGTGCGCCTTTATACGGTTGATCCTGCAGGTAACAGTTCCTGGTACAACATTATCGACCTGAAGGTTGTGAAGAAGATTTCTGATAATGACTTTAAGTTCAAGAGTATTGAGGGCGTCGATGAAATTGACATGCGATAG
- a CDS encoding OpgC domain-containing protein: MTLDHFGKPISYYLYQCFGYFSAAEGFFFLSGFVGMLAATSKQAKDPSQSWMRSRAARIWKYHCATLISLCIIAAWFLPSLAANFKCIFQHPLESLFWSALLINTPEWLDVLPLYVVFLILGSVLFPLFVKARCKTQVFLLWLPSLVVWIGALLGLRDAVNSLFPSWIHHGDFDPFAWQFIYFTGAAVAAWWKRAKSEENAHSSSATEPAVKSSNTVRVIQKLTPAVLVLLAFCFLWSHQFIPLQLPTDFWTNKVHVGPLRFANFFCFVMAIGWIIRTWPAALDFRVTNLIGRHSLDVYTAHIVLIYFWFATPGSIRYHAPWNVLVPIAACVFLWTLSRIREPRK, from the coding sequence ATGACCTTGGATCATTTCGGGAAGCCTATCTCTTACTATTTATATCAGTGCTTCGGCTACTTCAGTGCAGCCGAAGGCTTTTTTTTCTTGTCCGGATTTGTGGGAATGCTCGCTGCCACAAGCAAGCAAGCCAAGGACCCTAGTCAATCCTGGATGCGAAGTCGTGCGGCACGAATCTGGAAATACCACTGTGCAACTCTCATCAGCCTCTGCATTATCGCAGCTTGGTTCCTGCCTAGCCTAGCAGCCAATTTCAAGTGCATTTTCCAGCACCCGCTGGAAAGCCTCTTCTGGTCGGCACTTCTGATCAACACGCCGGAATGGCTAGATGTTTTGCCGCTCTACGTGGTATTCCTCATCCTCGGTTCCGTACTGTTCCCGCTATTCGTCAAGGCAAGGTGCAAGACCCAGGTTTTCCTCCTGTGGTTGCCGTCCCTTGTGGTATGGATCGGTGCACTCCTCGGCCTGCGCGACGCCGTTAACAGTCTATTCCCCAGCTGGATTCATCACGGGGACTTCGACCCCTTCGCATGGCAGTTCATCTACTTTACCGGGGCAGCAGTCGCCGCCTGGTGGAAACGTGCAAAGTCCGAGGAGAACGCGCACTCAAGTTCCGCAACGGAGCCCGCAGTCAAATCCAGCAACACAGTACGCGTCATACAGAAACTGACCCCCGCGGTTCTCGTGCTCCTTGCCTTTTGTTTCCTGTGGTCCCATCAGTTCATTCCACTGCAGCTTCCTACAGACTTCTGGACCAACAAGGTTCACGTAGGCCCTCTCCGTTTCGCCAACTTCTTCTGCTTCGTCATGGCCATCGGCTGGATCATCCGTACCTGGCCTGCAGCCCTGGACTTCAGGGTCACAAACCTCATCGGACGCCACAGCCTGGACGTCTACACCGCCCACATTGTGCTCATCTACTTCTGGTTTGCAACACCGGGCAGCATCCGTTACCACGCCCCCTGGAACGTTCTTGTTCCTATCGCAGCCTGCGTATTCCTGTGGACTTTGTCAAGAATCAGAGAACCTCGTAAATAG
- a CDS encoding glycogen/starch synthase yields MNILVVSPEAGNWSHTSPLATAVNRMTDAFACAGAKVLTCSPFIKEKMVNADDYRSVFQGTEKLQGKTFEIMVSDKDPLHTYIYNEEYFGRPEVYGPPDEVPYTDNHLRFAFLSSAALAYAEATGYSCQAILGHEWGGALVGALSKTVYADYAKDIPFFFNVHNITYDFHVASSEIEKIGLPRENYNMDGYEFWGKVSLLKAGILYATKVLFPSPGYRDAMLNTNLPGGLSGFLNRNADKLIGIQFGVSYQFWDFNGNDMLPIKEAKRRARQALQEKLGVDFKDKMILYVHLDSESGNTSETLATVLSDVAHLDVYIIVGVSSKNNEWGYYRDFSQQYPDVMCLQDLEEGEKKGPEQLRETLAGADVLFAASLREPSSSIILKAMAAGTLPLTGRSVGVAAMLVSYSFETAGEANAFLVEDANAPHLMLNCVRDAVNVFQTEQADWDKCVVNAYSGFHYEWCRTISKYLLLFGELGL; encoded by the coding sequence ATGAATATCCTTGTCGTGAGCCCTGAAGCGGGAAATTGGTCTCATACCAGCCCACTAGCCACAGCGGTGAACCGTATGACCGACGCATTTGCATGCGCTGGCGCCAAGGTATTGACTTGCTCCCCCTTCATCAAGGAAAAAATGGTCAACGCAGACGACTACCGCTCTGTGTTCCAGGGAACCGAAAAGCTCCAGGGCAAGACCTTCGAAATCATGGTTTCGGACAAGGATCCCCTCCATACCTACATCTACAACGAAGAATATTTTGGTCGACCCGAAGTGTACGGACCTCCTGACGAAGTCCCCTACACCGACAACCACCTCCGCTTCGCATTTTTGTCCTCCGCAGCCTTGGCCTACGCCGAGGCGACCGGCTATTCCTGTCAGGCCATCCTGGGCCACGAATGGGGCGGCGCTCTCGTAGGCGCTCTTTCCAAGACAGTCTATGCCGACTACGCCAAGGACATTCCCTTCTTCTTTAACGTCCATAACATCACTTACGATTTCCATGTTGCAAGCAGCGAAATCGAAAAGATCGGTCTTCCCCGTGAAAACTACAATATGGACGGCTACGAGTTCTGGGGCAAGGTCAGCCTTCTCAAGGCAGGCATCCTCTACGCCACCAAGGTTCTGTTCCCGTCTCCGGGCTACCGCGACGCCATGTTGAACACAAACCTCCCCGGTGGTCTTAGCGGCTTCCTGAATCGTAATGCAGACAAATTAATCGGCATCCAGTTCGGCGTCAGCTACCAGTTCTGGGATTTCAACGGAAACGACATGCTCCCCATCAAGGAAGCAAAGCGCCGTGCCCGTCAGGCCCTCCAGGAAAAGCTGGGCGTGGACTTCAAGGATAAGATGATCCTCTACGTTCACCTGGATTCCGAATCCGGAAACACTTCCGAAACCTTGGCCACGGTCCTTTCCGACGTTGCCCACCTGGACGTCTACATCATCGTCGGCGTCTCCTCCAAGAACAACGAATGGGGCTACTACCGCGACTTCTCTCAGCAGTATCCCGACGTCATGTGCTTGCAGGATCTCGAAGAAGGCGAAAAGAAGGGTCCGGAACAGCTCCGCGAAACTCTCGCCGGCGCCGACGTCCTCTTTGCAGCAAGTCTCCGCGAACCGTCCTCTTCCATTATCCTCAAGGCCATGGCAGCAGGCACCCTCCCGCTGACCGGACGTTCTGTTGGTGTTGCCGCAATGCTGGTGAGCTACAGTTTCGAAACTGCAGGCGAAGCAAACGCCTTCCTGGTAGAAGACGCCAACGCACCCCACCTCATGCTCAACTGCGTCCGCGATGCAGTGAACGTTTTCCAGACCGAACAGGCCGACTGGGACAAGTGCGTGGTCAACGCCTACAGCGGATTCCATTACGAATGGTGCCGCACCATTTCCAAGTACTTGTTGCTCTTCGGCGAACTGGGACTGTAG
- a CDS encoding DEAD/DEAH box helicase family protein, whose product MLLKPYQKQIIDDLAFYLEILKEKGNTAVAFNEFWQTHPRTAITPMLGEAVEPYKNNVPGVPHVCIKVPTAGGKTFIAANALNTIFKAFDSTRPKIVVWLVPSNSILEQTLRNFGNPKHSYREQLNTDFANRVEVFDKKMLLQGAGFNCTSVHENLSLCILSFDSLRARKAEDRKVNEENGNLQSFANRVDEEEISVMSVLRSLNPVVIVDESHNAESELSVEMLKNLNPSFILDLTATPRKNSNIISFTSALELKKENMVKLPVIVYNHRKKEDVVSSALELRYRLEMSAEAARKNGAPYIRPIVLFQAEPKTKNDNATFEKVKSMLLELKIPEEQIKIKTADKNELLNVDLMSADCPVRYIITVNALKEGWDCPFAYILASLADRSSSVDVEQILGRVLRLPNVCKNENAMLNMSYVFTASAKFSETLDSIVKGLNRAGFSSKDYRQVEIEEPENSGNAGEATAENTGATEPPLFADVNKPDDFDVSKIFWKPVPDHLSDSAKAIYNPGSTEVDVSKVDSTNPTASAEENSVIAEIAKQAIAENQKLEKQVEANAKSPLAPSEVSKQVKTYDVKEIFKETVASLKLPQFYYKHALQNDLFNLNSEPFEKDMLLKKFPLKNEDTNIDFQSVESDIRRVDLDETQKDFTPTIFNVDKQRQNEIIQWLTNVKNLDKKRELCAQSLRGWIGNMYPIPDPDIIEYINRVLQNLSEADLNNMLNSQALYAEKIKSKISELSAKYIEREFEKALDQDKIELKPTYEISEKLILSSAGKSLPKTLHEAEEKVNIFEEGVINAVANMENVEFWTRNREKKDFCINGFINHYPDFIIKTKNGKVILLETKGDHLDAEKKIKLGNLWASKAGNNFRYCLVYKDRRVEHAYTKDEFLDTIKEW is encoded by the coding sequence ATGCTTTTAAAGCCCTATCAAAAACAGATCATAGATGACCTTGCATTCTATCTCGAAATTTTAAAAGAAAAAGGGAATACGGCTGTTGCGTTCAACGAATTTTGGCAGACGCATCCTCGCACAGCAATTACGCCAATGCTTGGCGAAGCTGTAGAACCATACAAGAACAATGTTCCTGGCGTACCTCATGTCTGCATAAAGGTTCCTACCGCTGGAGGAAAAACTTTTATCGCAGCCAATGCCCTAAACACTATTTTCAAGGCTTTCGACAGCACTCGTCCCAAAATAGTAGTATGGCTTGTACCGTCCAATTCGATTCTGGAACAAACCCTTCGCAATTTCGGCAATCCAAAGCACTCATACCGAGAACAGCTGAACACAGATTTTGCGAATAGGGTTGAAGTCTTCGACAAGAAAATGTTATTGCAGGGCGCGGGATTCAACTGCACCTCCGTTCATGAAAATCTTTCGCTTTGCATTCTAAGTTTCGATAGTCTCCGCGCAAGAAAAGCAGAAGATCGAAAAGTCAACGAAGAAAATGGCAATCTACAGTCATTTGCCAACCGCGTAGATGAAGAAGAAATCTCGGTAATGTCCGTTCTGCGTTCGCTAAATCCTGTTGTAATTGTTGACGAAAGCCACAATGCAGAAAGCGAACTCAGTGTGGAAATGCTGAAAAATTTGAATCCCAGTTTTATTCTGGATTTGACTGCAACACCTCGCAAGAACAGCAACATCATCAGTTTTACTTCTGCTTTGGAACTCAAGAAAGAGAACATGGTAAAGTTGCCGGTGATTGTCTACAATCATCGCAAAAAAGAGGATGTGGTAAGTTCCGCTTTAGAACTCCGTTATCGCTTGGAAATGTCTGCGGAAGCCGCTCGAAAAAATGGAGCGCCCTACATCCGCCCCATCGTACTTTTTCAGGCGGAACCTAAAACGAAAAATGACAACGCCACTTTTGAAAAAGTAAAGTCCATGCTTTTGGAATTGAAAATTCCAGAAGAACAGATCAAGATAAAGACTGCCGACAAGAATGAATTGCTGAATGTGGACCTGATGTCCGCCGATTGTCCTGTACGCTATATCATTACGGTAAATGCGTTGAAAGAAGGCTGGGACTGTCCATTCGCTTATATTCTTGCAAGTCTTGCGGATCGCAGTTCCAGCGTGGACGTGGAACAGATTTTGGGCAGGGTTTTGCGACTGCCCAATGTTTGCAAAAATGAAAATGCAATGCTTAACATGAGCTATGTGTTTACCGCCTCTGCAAAATTCAGCGAAACTCTGGATAGCATCGTGAAGGGCTTGAACCGTGCAGGATTTAGCAGCAAGGATTATCGCCAAGTTGAAATTGAGGAACCGGAAAATTCTGGAAATGCAGGTGAGGCTACTGCGGAAAATACTGGAGCGACTGAACCGCCGCTGTTTGCCGACGTTAATAAGCCTGACGATTTTGATGTTTCAAAAATTTTCTGGAAGCCAGTTCCCGATCATTTGTCAGACTCCGCGAAAGCGATATACAATCCAGGTTCTACAGAAGTAGATGTTTCTAAGGTCGATTCAACAAATCCAACAGCATCCGCAGAAGAAAACTCTGTAATCGCAGAAATTGCAAAGCAAGCTATCGCCGAAAATCAGAAATTGGAAAAACAGGTTGAGGCAAATGCCAAATCGCCACTCGCACCTAGTGAGGTCAGTAAGCAAGTGAAAACATACGATGTCAAGGAAATCTTTAAGGAAACAGTGGCCTCGCTAAAACTGCCGCAGTTCTATTACAAGCACGCCCTGCAAAACGACTTGTTCAATCTGAACTCAGAGCCTTTCGAAAAAGACATGCTTCTGAAAAAGTTTCCTCTTAAAAATGAGGACACCAACATAGATTTTCAAAGCGTAGAATCGGATATCCGCCGCGTTGACTTGGATGAAACCCAGAAAGATTTTACGCCAACCATTTTTAATGTGGATAAGCAGCGACAAAACGAGATTATCCAGTGGTTAACCAATGTCAAGAATCTGGATAAGAAACGAGAACTTTGTGCACAAAGTCTCCGCGGTTGGATCGGAAACATGTACCCCATTCCCGACCCTGATATCATAGAATACATCAATCGCGTGTTGCAAAATTTATCCGAAGCCGATTTAAACAACATGTTGAATTCTCAAGCTTTGTATGCTGAAAAAATCAAATCAAAGATTAGTGAACTTTCAGCTAAGTATATAGAACGAGAATTTGAAAAAGCTTTAGATCAAGACAAAATCGAATTGAAGCCAACTTACGAAATTTCAGAAAAGTTGATACTTTCTTCTGCTGGCAAGTCACTTCCAAAAACACTTCACGAAGCAGAAGAAAAAGTCAACATCTTTGAAGAAGGGGTTATTAACGCCGTCGCCAATATGGAAAACGTGGAATTCTGGACTCGCAATCGCGAAAAGAAGGATTTCTGCATCAACGGTTTCATCAACCATTATCCAGACTTCATCATCAAAACAAAAAATGGCAAAGTCATTTTGCTAGAAACCAAGGGCGACCATCTTGATGCCGAAAAGAAAATCAAACTCGGGAACTTGTGGGCAAGCAAAGCTGGTAACAACTTCCGCTACTGCCTCGTGTATAAGGACCGCCGTGTAGAACATGCCTACACTAAGGATGAATTCTTGGATACGATAAAAGAATGGTAA
- a CDS encoding XRE family transcriptional regulator, with amino-acid sequence MDNHLSSKGVAMSLENLSANLRRLMKKNGFSIPKLGEVSGVSVATISNILNEKGDPSHSIVDKLSRALDVTIGDLYAQKPVLKSLRYRTNKDQTAREKSAKETLPYTIYEKLKTYKEVEKYLPKRTPIDFSKFPKDPVEAARKLRMVLSLRSDAPVTNFFGNLSELGVKQFYFNFGLSKTFGVSVNKDDGGPAIFVNIGTANVERWVFTIFHELGHIILHPESYDGEVKAEESDSKEERDADCFAAEFLFPVDVVRERVKGTKNYSFIDKILELKQEFSVSYWVALSQYCIAYSRDRSEVIKKFQRMYKNRTNHDFKDHYEPNSLPKERFIFEDPDFRTCIFEALKNDDMEVELAAELLGTDVDLIKEELKCVIEDGTLVESRPF; translated from the coding sequence ATGGATAATCATCTTTCGTCAAAAGGAGTCGCTATGTCTTTGGAAAATTTAAGTGCCAATCTTCGACGTTTGATGAAAAAGAACGGGTTTTCCATCCCTAAATTGGGAGAAGTCTCTGGGGTTAGCGTAGCGACCATCTCAAACATCCTTAATGAAAAAGGCGATCCGTCCCATTCAATCGTTGACAAGCTTTCGCGTGCTCTTGATGTTACTATTGGTGATCTGTACGCTCAGAAGCCCGTCTTAAAATCACTGCGATATAGGACAAATAAAGATCAGACTGCTAGAGAGAAGTCAGCAAAAGAAACTTTGCCTTATACCATTTATGAAAAACTGAAGACCTATAAGGAAGTTGAAAAGTACTTACCTAAACGCACGCCAATAGACTTTTCAAAGTTTCCGAAAGATCCTGTGGAGGCTGCCCGTAAACTGAGGATGGTTCTTTCTCTACGTTCTGACGCCCCTGTAACGAATTTTTTCGGAAATTTATCAGAACTTGGAGTAAAACAATTTTATTTCAACTTTGGATTGAGCAAAACATTTGGTGTTTCTGTTAATAAGGATGATGGAGGCCCTGCTATTTTTGTGAACATTGGAACAGCCAATGTAGAACGTTGGGTGTTCACCATTTTCCACGAACTCGGACACATCATTCTTCATCCGGAGTCCTATGACGGAGAAGTAAAAGCCGAAGAATCCGATTCGAAAGAAGAACGGGATGCAGATTGCTTTGCCGCAGAATTTTTATTTCCTGTAGATGTGGTTCGAGAACGCGTCAAAGGAACTAAGAATTATTCTTTTATTGATAAGATTCTTGAATTGAAACAGGAGTTTTCTGTTAGTTATTGGGTTGCGCTAAGCCAGTACTGCATTGCATATTCAAGAGATCGAAGCGAAGTTATAAAGAAATTTCAAAGAATGTACAAGAACCGCACCAACCATGATTTCAAGGACCATTATGAGCCAAATTCTTTACCCAAGGAACGGTTCATTTTTGAAGATCCGGATTTCAGAACCTGCATTTTTGAAGCGTTGAAAAACGACGATATGGAAGTTGAGCTTGCTGCGGAATTGTTGGGAACGGATGTCGATTTGATAAAGGAAGAATTGAAATGCGTGATTGAGGATGGGACTCTGGTCGAATCACGTCCATTTTGA
- a CDS encoding DUF4417 domain-containing protein: MAYAIEAIMVKNMMDLCRIADDFVQYLQGKGIKFDEMGFPIFEREMFLEEIPEQMVPYDFRKNRIVRNPKKTLLVFYCPDARIYPRLENVLDEISEYRKYTGAAATDVTVTSDMDQEWQDFIMLLNQLFMAVLAVNGIKIVANLRTGNWLTHKNISGVPKNVLWAAGFLGCPKDELYDMRFISTVMLGRPSTLLIYGKEDSNAMEKLSTMGVKYLVYPDYHKARKEVA; this comes from the coding sequence ATGGCTTACGCCATAGAGGCAATCATGGTAAAAAACATGATGGACCTTTGCCGTATTGCAGACGATTTTGTGCAATATTTGCAAGGTAAAGGTATAAAATTCGATGAAATGGGCTTCCCCATCTTCGAAAGGGAAATGTTTCTTGAAGAAATTCCGGAACAGATGGTTCCCTATGATTTCAGAAAAAACAGAATCGTAAGGAATCCGAAAAAGACGCTGTTAGTCTTTTATTGCCCAGACGCAAGGATTTATCCAAGGCTTGAAAATGTTCTGGATGAAATTTCAGAGTATCGCAAGTATACGGGCGCTGCGGCGACAGACGTTACGGTTACAAGTGATATGGATCAGGAGTGGCAAGATTTCATAATGCTACTGAATCAGCTGTTTATGGCAGTACTCGCCGTGAATGGAATAAAGATTGTTGCGAACCTCCGGACGGGGAACTGGTTGACTCATAAAAATATCAGCGGAGTACCAAAGAACGTTTTGTGGGCCGCAGGATTTCTGGGTTGTCCTAAAGATGAACTATATGACATGCGCTTTATTTCGACTGTGATGCTAGGTAGGCCGTCCACATTGCTTATTTATGGCAAGGAGGATTCGAATGCAATGGAGAAACTCTCCACAATGGGCGTCAAGTACCTTGTGTACCCCGATTACCACAAGGCTCGTAAGGAGGTGGCATAA
- the recF gene encoding DNA replication and repair protein RecF (All proteins in this family for which functions are known are DNA-binding proteins that assist the filamentation of RecA onto DNA for the initiation of recombination or recombinational repair.) translates to MIRDIFISGVRSLNGFEQTFGPGITVVYGPNGCGKTTLLECIHLLGQGFSFRTKDQKELISWKADEFIVRGNFEDVAADSDLASSVPGRARKRAIRVHRRGSEVKENGESLKSAAGLFGGCPAVIMQPSDIELLRGAPEVRRHWLDEILCYRSAANTTVLRRYKRVLQQRNQWLKQYKKGGADAAVGGEALFRVLTEQLIDLGAKLWAARLALAAEVSPIITSYYRKLSGGVDEITCAYKSSILKELDALDGADFLGNDELDEMGAGMPAGTEDSSVPQSAADAEVVDEAVLRDAFARKLAGLEFVERLQGQTMAGPHRDDLGVCIGGYEMRSVGSQGQCRSAAVAMRFAAVDVASRYLSKPILLLDDIFAELDVHRRDAVASLIREKQCQVVIATPQIEDLPFTADAEIQLH, encoded by the coding sequence TTGATTCGTGATATATTCATAAGTGGCGTTCGCAGTTTGAACGGGTTCGAGCAGACGTTCGGGCCCGGCATTACTGTGGTGTACGGTCCTAATGGCTGTGGCAAGACGACGCTGCTTGAATGTATCCACTTGCTGGGGCAGGGATTTTCCTTTAGGACGAAGGACCAGAAGGAATTGATTTCTTGGAAGGCGGATGAGTTTATTGTCCGCGGGAACTTTGAAGATGTGGCTGCGGATTCCGATCTTGCAAGTTCTGTACCGGGCCGGGCCCGAAAGCGTGCCATACGCGTCCATCGTCGCGGAAGCGAGGTGAAGGAAAACGGCGAAAGCCTGAAGTCGGCTGCGGGTCTGTTCGGCGGTTGCCCTGCGGTAATCATGCAGCCTTCGGATATTGAACTTTTGCGTGGCGCTCCCGAGGTTCGTAGGCATTGGCTTGATGAAATCCTGTGCTATCGATCTGCGGCGAACACGACGGTCCTGCGTCGCTATAAGCGTGTTCTGCAGCAGCGTAACCAGTGGCTGAAGCAGTACAAGAAGGGTGGTGCCGATGCCGCTGTGGGCGGCGAGGCTCTCTTTAGGGTGCTTACAGAACAGCTTATTGATTTGGGCGCCAAACTTTGGGCGGCAAGACTTGCCTTGGCTGCGGAAGTGTCCCCGATTATAACCAGCTACTACCGTAAACTTTCCGGCGGTGTGGACGAAATTACCTGCGCCTACAAGAGTTCTATCCTGAAGGAGTTGGACGCGTTGGACGGTGCCGACTTTTTGGGGAATGACGAACTTGACGAGATGGGCGCTGGGATGCCTGCGGGAACGGAAGACAGTTCTGTTCCGCAGTCTGCGGCGGATGCTGAAGTGGTTGACGAGGCGGTGCTTCGTGATGCGTTTGCCCGTAAGCTTGCTGGCCTGGAATTTGTGGAGCGCTTGCAGGGACAGACCATGGCCGGACCCCATCGAGATGACCTTGGTGTGTGTATCGGAGGTTACGAGATGCGCTCTGTGGGTTCCCAGGGGCAGTGCCGTTCTGCGGCGGTTGCAATGCGCTTTGCGGCGGTGGATGTGGCGTCACGCTACTTGAGCAAGCCGATCCTGCTGCTGGACGATATCTTTGCTGAACTTGACGTTCACAGGCGTGACGCCGTGGCGTCGCTCATTCGTGAAAAACAATGCCAGGTGGTGATCGCGACGCCGCAAATCGAGGATTTGCCATTCACCGCCGACGCGGAAATTCAATTGCATTAA
- a CDS encoding site-specific DNA-methyltransferase, with the protein MPEYEGKVKCIYIDPPYNTGNENWVYNDNVNSPKIRKWLGQVVGKEAEDLTRHDKWLCMMYPRLKLLHKLLREDGAIFISIDDNEQANLKLICDEIFGAGNFVANFIWQSTPGSNTGKDIKTVSEYILLYSKDRRFFVANTRNTCDDTKYNLEDNYVERRGRYTLNKLDRRMTGSHYSDALNYSIGTPDGNSLYPGNSSEKQEHWNWRWSKAKFEWGVKNDFIVFKQNGSQWSVYFKQYQSVDNNDSPIQRTLPYQNLLLDIDGASSARGTADLMSVFSAKKFDYPKPLNLIEYLLKIISGPNSIILDSFAGSGTTAHAVLNLNKQDGGNRKFILVEMEDYANNITAERVRRVINGYGEGKNAVEGTGGDFNYYELGPEMLLDGSLNEEQPLENIRNYIYYTETNSVIDSSEVSKNRNEFFLGNHDNAAYYLFYKKSEITTLDFEFLGTISQKAERYVIYADNCVLPKDFLFKNNIVFKKIPRDVRRF; encoded by the coding sequence ATGCCGGAATACGAAGGCAAGGTGAAATGCATCTATATCGATCCGCCCTACAACACGGGCAACGAGAACTGGGTATATAACGACAATGTAAACAGTCCCAAAATTCGCAAGTGGCTGGGTCAGGTTGTAGGGAAAGAGGCCGAGGATTTAACCCGACACGACAAGTGGCTCTGCATGATGTACCCGCGTTTAAAGTTGTTGCATAAACTACTTCGGGAAGATGGCGCAATTTTTATCAGTATCGACGATAACGAACAGGCGAACTTGAAACTAATATGCGATGAAATTTTCGGGGCAGGGAATTTTGTTGCAAATTTTATTTGGCAATCTACGCCTGGTTCAAACACAGGAAAAGATATAAAAACAGTTTCTGAATACATTCTTCTATACTCCAAAGACCGTAGATTTTTTGTTGCTAACACAAGAAACACATGCGACGACACTAAATACAATTTGGAAGACAATTATGTAGAAAGGCGAGGCCGTTATACATTAAATAAACTTGACAGAAGAATGACGGGGTCTCATTATTCTGATGCTCTAAACTATTCTATAGGAACTCCAGATGGAAATTCGTTATATCCAGGAAACTCAAGTGAAAAACAAGAACATTGGAATTGGAGATGGTCAAAAGCAAAATTCGAGTGGGGCGTAAAAAACGATTTTATCGTATTTAAGCAAAATGGTTCGCAATGGTCTGTTTATTTCAAGCAATATCAAAGCGTAGATAATAACGATAGTCCAATCCAGAGAACACTACCATATCAAAATTTACTTCTAGATATTGACGGAGCTAGTTCTGCGAGAGGAACAGCGGATTTAATGAGTGTTTTTTCTGCAAAAAAATTTGATTATCCAAAACCATTGAATTTAATTGAATATTTATTGAAAATAATTTCCGGCCCCAACTCCATCATCCTTGACTCTTTCGCAGGTTCCGGCACCACTGCCCACGCAGTCCTCAACCTCAACAAGCAGGATGGCGGAAACCGCAAGTTCATCCTTGTAGAAATGGAAGACTATGCGAACAACATCACTGCAGAAAGAGTCCGTCGCGTCATCAACGGTTATGGTGAAGGCAAGAACGCTGTGGAGGGAACCGGAGGTGATTTCAACTATTACGAGCTCGGTCCCGAAATGTTGCTGGACGGTTCACTAAACGAAGAACAGCCTTTAGAAAACATTCGCAATTACATCTACTATACAGAAACCAATTCCGTCATCGATTCCTCTGAAGTTTCAAAGAACAGAAACGAATTCTTCTTGGGCAATCACGACAACGCCGCCTACTACCTTTTCTACAAAAAGTCAGAAATTACAACTCTTGATTTCGAATTCCTTGGAACCATCAGCCAAAAGGCAGAACGCTATGTCATTTACGCAGACAACTGCGTATTGCCCAAAGATTTTCTTTTCAAGAACAACATTGTATTTAAAAAGATTCCCCGTGATGTAAGGAGATTCTAA